The following proteins are co-located in the Arctopsyche grandis isolate Sample6627 chromosome 3, ASM5162203v2, whole genome shotgun sequence genome:
- the LOC143909084 gene encoding uncharacterized protein LOC143909084 has product MDSTKSAPTDLQERLFHFARSFVAELEGILTHHYDILEGNIENSGKFIEILSEIPIVPGIKTKALLKPLEKPMQVVYKNKSLEFYNLVYDFKKSEERARRDFVKIAFDVFKCFELQFSGITSTRGLPKAMQRLGKDAAHRYINSFIRDQEDSLSNEKNIVNKTKDYFKPHLPTSKPEFEKKSERVFHGKSKSKKIAGIISIHKKLVKPGYDIQYICQFCKKSHDDWNTANLYDEVGIISKSADSEDFIAHVKDKSNHKKYGFRRSLSKEIISGYKQLGKYIMTENCKETCMCPKFFKPAEFGEEHYDMIVRKIDADDDKAVRNRISKSVDTLHNELADDIEILSNLIESNGDRAFEMFLSAQNDRDNKADDNRESHADLKMKVTEVSEKVTEVSEKLDNFKQELTDQRNKKPRVLFRLKKPVKYFTGRDAEFNKIHEALNQRKTTIISQTASIVGLGGIGKTELSKMYAQKHDKYYLNIIFIDSEKQDTILESIKELARNLKIDLKDEKEKERDMKVVVENIYGMFNETGKTLIIFDNVEKYNDIKRFIFDDVAENNFIYTLINSRRQDWEVGGKGDIEVIRLNIFTDEEAMNFLEVSLMNESKEDLKTLTKLLENFPLGLKQAVGYIQQQNRKKRKIRNFTVNDYLLLYREQKEKLLNEGFSDTDDIYNRTVMTTWTITLKNIEENEDCGKMAIRMFEIMGYLSPDNIRIEDIFKSLAKDVNEIWDAVELLELYSMISIDVSRIANIHRLVQEVTRVKLREKNREEVVLKLVLTLLQESQLEEHVVSIWEHSSNSSELVKDFFYKYKYGGQRDTPLHLLASCRNDTVAISKILNHLGNISLLESVNAALETPLYKATRSGNLIVIRYLVELGANIYTTGRSYQTPLHLAVANGHEDIARYLISRDSKMVDLRNFNNETPLDRAISEGHLNMVEILVPMNNDYQMFHARLNNATKSNDPEKFMEVIKNVNENNHDLLSTKFKGETALHLACCSFDKQVVKCLIDRKICLNQFNSRGLSPLHFAMQRGDIEMLNLLLDNGADIQLRNKDGKTSLHFAFFNVEILKMLLEQGFNPNEPDNNGDTPFIDAVRWGNTDVVKLMLNYKADPHVRNKKGDTSLTLAAKHDKTETLKILLECGVDVNHINMESETALHIIFNYQRKEAFDLLLKSGADPTIASKKMSSFNDKKAASVIHEIVIFDDIEKFKLLLENGINLNIRSADDSSLLHYAVVFRNIKILPLLLDENIDLNITDMYGQTAVIYAMKNDNFEAVELLLAKGADPNICDNNGNTLLHYAAATHQLRLFEFIFKRITNPLIKNRNNETVLHWAVQGGNNQILQRLLDEGFDLNATDDDGDTPLLCAAMSGHLFKIMVLLSKGADPKIMNYYGDTLLHCAAYKCCNMALEVIMGLGFDLTSVDNDGKSPLHSAVIGGNISAVKFFIEKGIEPNITDINHRSPLHDVVLIEDSFTSNIDIEIAKLLIQHGANINAADKSGCTPLHFAADANKYKLTKMLLEEGAEINARDNGSQTALHKMKNASADLIDMLMNSGPDQINIFDVYGKSPLYYLANAKYEIILLISKFGDVKLNKEGHTFFHLAVANYEYRVVENIIQKFVKIDLNVRDNGGRTPLHLAAARGRVGIVALLVKKGADISAKDKCGNMPLQSAMEQNRIKIVKFLEKAHRGEIALA; this is encoded by the coding sequence ATGGATAGCACTAAAAGCGCGCCCACCGATCTCCAAGAAAGATTATTCCACTTTGCCAGAAGTTTCGTCGCAGAGTTAGAGGGCATATTGACACATCACTATGACATTTTAGAAGGCAACATAGAAAATTCAGGGAAATTCATAGAAATTCTTTCGGAAATACCGATTGTACCTGGCATAAAAACAAAGGCATTGCTGAAACCTCTCGAAAAACCTATGCAAGTGgtttataaaaacaaatcttTAGAATTCTACAATTTGGTGTACGATTTTAAGAAATCTGAAGAAAGAGCAAGACGCGACTTTGTGAAGATCGCTTTTGACGTATTTAAATGTTTCGAATTGCAATTTAGCGGTATCACTTCGACGCGCGGTTTACCAAAGGCTATGCAGAGATTGGGTAAAGATGCAGCTCATAGGTACATTAACAGTTTTATACGGGATCAAGAGGACTCgctatcaaatgaaaaaaatatcgtaAACAAAACTAAAGACTACTTTAAACCGCATTTGCCAACTTCTAAGCCAGAGTTCGAAAAAAAGTCTGAAAGAGTATTCCATGGAAAATCAAAGTCCAAAAAGATAGCAGGAATCATTTCTATTCATAAGAAACTCGTAAAGCCTGGATACGATATTCAATACATCTgccaattttgtaaaaaatcacACGATGACTGGAATACGGCGAATCTATACGACGAAGTCGGAATTATAAGTAAAAGCGCTGATTCTGAAGATTTTATAGCACATGTCAAAGACAAATCTAACCATAAAAAATACGGCTTTCGTCGCAGTTTGTCTAAAGAAATTATAAGTGGATATAAACAGTTGGGTAAATACATAATGACTGAAAATTGCAAGGAGACTTGTATGTGTCCAAAATTTTTTAAACCTGCCGAATTCGGCGAGGAACATTATGATATGATTGTGAGGAAAATCGATGCCGATGATGATAAAGCAGTTAGAAACAGGATTTCGAAATCGGTTGACACATTACACAACGAGCTAGCAGACGACATAGAAATTTTAAGCAACCTGATCGAAAGTAATGGAGATAGAGCTTTCGAAATGTTCTTATCAGCACAGAATGATCGAGATAACAAAGCCGATGATAATAGAGAGAGTCATGCCGATTTGAAAATGAAGGTAACAGAAGTCAGTGAAAAGGTGACGGAGGTAAGCGAAAAATTGGATAATTTCAAACAAGAATTGACCGACCAACGTAATAAAAAACCTCGTGTTTTGTTCCGTTTAAAAAAACCGGTGAAATACTTTACTGGGAGAGACGCAGAATTCAATAAAATCCACGAAGCACTGAATCAAAGAAAAACGACAATAATTTCCCAAACTGCATCGATTGTCGGTTTAGGTGGAATCGGAAAAACCGAATTGTCCAAAATGTACGCTCAAAAGCacgataaatattatttaaatattatattcattgaCTCTGAAAAACAAGATACTATATTGGAGTCCATTAAAGAGTTGGCGCGAaatcttaaaattgatttaaaggACGAAAAAGAAAAGGAACGGGACATGAAAGTTGTCGTGGAAAACATTTACGGGATGTTCAACGAAACTGGAAAGACGCTGATCATTTTCGACAATGTAGAAAAATATAACGAcataaaaagatttattttcgATGACGTGGCAGAAAACAATTTCATATACACCTTGATTAATTCTAGGCGGCAAGATTGGGAAGTAGGGGGGAAAGGTGATATTGAAGTGATTCGTTTGAATATATTTACCGATGAAGAAGCAATGAACTTTTTGGAGGTATCATTGATGAACGAGAGTAAAGAAGACCTTAAAACATTAACGAAGTTATTGGAAAATTTCCCCTTGGGATTAAAACAAGCTGTCGGATACATTCAACAGCAAAACAGGAAAAAGAGAAAGATTAGAAACTTCACTGTAAATGattatctattattatataGAGAGCAAAAGGAAAAGTTATTGAATGAGGGCTTTAGCGATACAGATGATATTTACAATCGAACAGTTATGACTACATGGACAATCACACTAAAAAATATCGAAGAAAATGAAGACTGTGGAAAGATGGCGATTCGTATGTTTGAAATTATGGGCTACTTATCACCCGACAATATTCGCATTGAAGATATATTTAAAAGCCTAGCGAAGGACGTAAATGAAATATGGGATGCTGTAGAATTACTTGAACTATACTCTATGATAAGTATAGATGTTTCCAGAATAGCGAACATTCATCGTCTTGTGCAGGAGGTCACTAGAGTAAAACTTCGTGAGAAAAATAGAGAAGAAGTTGTTCTGAAACTCGTTTTAACATTATTACAAGAATCTCAGTTAGAAGAACATGTAGTCAGTATTTGGGAACATTCATCCAATTCTTCTGAATTAGTTAAAgactttttttacaaatataaatatggcGGGCAACGAGACACTCCTCTTCATTTATTGGCATCTTGTCGAAATGATACTGTTGCTATTTCCAAGATATTAAATCACTTAGGAAACATTAGTCTTCTTGAAAGTGTTAACGCTGCACTGGAAACACCATTGTATAAAGCAACTCGGTCTGGCAATTTAATTGTCATTAGATATTTGGTAGAACTTGGTGCTAATATATATACGACCGGACGATCATATCAAACACCTTTACATTTAGCCGTTGCTAATGGCCATGAAGATATTGCAAGATATCTTATTAGTAGAGATAGCAAAATGGTGGATTTAAGAAATTTCAATAACGAAACTCCTCTAGATCGTGCAATTTCCGAAGGTCATCTAAATATGGTTGAGATTCTCGTGCCAATGAACAATGATTACCAAATGTTCCACGCTCGATTAAATAATGCGACAAAATCCAATGACCCTGAAAAATTCATggaagtaataaaaaatgtcaatGAAAATAATCATGATTTACTTTCGACAAAATTTAAGGGGGAAACTGCTTTGCATCTTGCGTGCTGTAGCTTTGATAAACAAGTAGTTAAATGCCTTATAGATAGGAAAATTTGTTTAAACCAATTTAATAGTAGAGGTCTATCTCCACTTCATTTTGCCATGCAGCGTGGAGATATTGAAATGTTGAATCTCCTATTGGATAATGGAGCAGATATACAATTGAGGAACAAAGATGGAAAAACATCACTGCATTTTGCatttttcaatgttgaaattttaaaaatgctacTAGAACAAGGATTCAACCCAAATGAACCAGATAATAACGGCGACACACCTTTCATTGATGCCGTGCGTTGGGGTAATACGGATGTAGTAAAATTGATGCTGAATTACAAAGCCGATCCACATGTACGTAACAAAAAGGGCGATACATCACTTACTTTGGCCGCAAAACACGATAAAACTGAAACGCTAAAAATTCTTTTGGAGTGTGGTGTTGATGTAAATCATATCAATATGGAATCTGAAACAGCGCTTcatatcatttttaattatcaaaGAAAAGAGGCATTCGATTTACTTTTAAAAAGTGGTGCCGACCCTACAATAGCTTCTAAAAAAATGTCTtcatttaatgataaaaaggCTGCCTCTGTAATTCATGAGATTGTTATTTTTGATGAcatagaaaaatttaaattactcTTAGAGAACGGAATCAATTTAAACATTCGGAGTGCAGATGACTCCTCATTACTTCATTACGCAGTCGTATtcagaaatattaaaattcttcCCCTACTtttagatgaaaatattgatttaaatataactGATATGTATGGCCAAACAGCAGTCATTTACGCGATGAAAAATGATAACTTTGAAGCAGTTGAACTACTTTTGGCAAAAGGAGCCGATCCAAACATTTGCGATAACAACGGCAATACGCTTCTTCATTACGCAGCAGCAACGCATCAACTAAGACTAttcgaattcatttttaaaagaattacAAATCCTCTTATTAAAAATCGAAACAATGAAACGGTGCTTCATTGGGCAGTGCAAGGTGGCAATAATCAGATACTCCAACGGCTTTTAGATGAAGGCTTTGATCTAAATGCCACTGATGATGACGGTGATACACCACTTCTTTGTGCTGCGATGTCCGGTCATTTATTCAAGATAATGGTACTCCTCAGTAAAGGTGCCGATCCGaaaattatgaattattacGGTGATACTCTGCTTCATTGTGCTGCTTATAAATGTTGTAATATGGCACTCGAAGTGATCATGGGCCTTGGTTTTGATCTCACAAGCGTGGATAACGATGGTAAATCACCATTGCACAGTGCTGTAATAGGTGGAAATATATCTGCagttaaatttttcattgaaaagggaATCGAACCGAACATCACTGATATCAATCATCGTTCACCACTTCATGACGTTGTTTTGATAGAGGACAGTTTTACTTCTAATATCGATATCGAAATTGCTAAACTTCTTATTCAACACGGTGCTAATATCAATGCAGCAGATAAATCTGGTTGTACTCCATTACACTTTGCTGCAGacgcaaataaatataaattaaccaAAATGCTGCTAGAAGAAGGTGCTGAAATCAATGCACGTGACAATGGAAGTCAAACTGCATTGCACAAAATGAAAAATGCTTCAGCAGATCTCATCGATATGCTGATGAATAGCGGTCCAGATCAAATCAACATATTCGATGTGTATGGTAAATCGCCTTTATACTATTTGGCAAACGCAAAGTATGAGATAATATTGTTAATCTCTAAATTTGGTGATGTGAAGTTGAATAAGGAAGGCCATACTTTTTTTCATCTTGCTGTCGCAAATTATGAATACAGAGTTGTAGAAAATATAATTCAGAAATTTGTTAAGATCGATTTGAACGTGAGAGACAATGGCGGACGCACCCCATTACATTTGGCCGCTGCGCGAGGTAGAGTTGGAATTGTTGCGCTACTCGTCAAAAAAGGAGCAGACATTAGCGCCAAGGACAAATGCGGAAATATGCCTTTGCAAAGCGCCATGGAACAAAATAGGAtaaaaattgtgaaatttttagaaaaagcgcACAGAGGAGAAATCGCGTTAGCTTAA